The Deltaproteobacteria bacterium region GTCAAGGGCAAAGCGCATAAATACACCGTCTATTCCCGTGAGGATTGATGTTTGTGTAGTTTACTGCTGGATTCGGAAAAGCTTTACAGGGTGGAAGAGGCTTGATGACACCTTGAACAGCAGGGTCCATTCCACTGAGTTTATGGAAAGGGTCGAAGGATGCTCCATGCTCTGTGTCGCATGTTTTCTACTGTTGCAGAGAATTTTATAATTTTATGGACGTACCGCCCTCTGCCATCATGCAGATGACGTTTGCTTTTATGAGAGGAGTGTTTCTATGGATTTGCTGAAAGAGACTGCGATTGAAACGATCAAGCGATTACCAGATCAATGCTCTCCGGAAGACATAATGTACAGAGTTCATCTTGTAGCCCAGGTTCTCGAGGGCCTTCAAGACGCTGAAGCCGGCAGGTTGCTGACAACCGAGGAATTGCTGGAGAGAGTTGATCAATGGGCCAGATAAAATGGACTGAGAGGGCAAGCAGTAATCTGCAGGCTATTTTCGAGTATATTTCAAAAGATTCCAGGATATATGCCGCCAGGTTTGTGAAAGCTCTTATTGCGGCGACCAGGAAGCTTGAAATGATGCCTCGCTGTGGGCGAGAGGTTCCCGAGCTTGAAAACCCTGAGCTGCGAGAAGTGATTTACGGTAATTACCGGATTATTTATAGAATCGCTGGCTCAGAGGATACTGGCTGTGATCCACGGGGCTCGCGACATAAGAGCGGCAATCAGGGAGGAATGGGAGCTCTGAGTGGCGGCACAGGTGATCCCCATTAT contains the following coding sequences:
- a CDS encoding type II toxin-antitoxin system RelE/ParE family toxin; protein product: MGQIKWTERASSNLQAIFEYISKDSRIYAARFVKALIAATRKLEMMPRCGREVPELENPELREVIYGNYRIIYRIAGSEDTGCDPRGSRHKSGNQGGMGALSGGTGDPHYGTSCSHRTRTIQMTPAAIK